TTCGGGGCATGAGTCTATTTAACGCCGATTCGGTGTTCCCTGATATGCTTCGGCAGGTGAACCATCTTCTTGAGGCTGGGATGGTGCGTCCGCTTCTGGGGGAGGTGATTCCCATTGCCGAGGCGGCTCGCGCGCATGATGTTTTGATGACGGGCAAGGTGGCTGGAAAAATCGTGTTGAAGATTTGATGTCGTACTCGCCTGGCGTATTACGGGCTGCTAGGATTTGTCGAGATGTTGCTCTTAAGTAATTGAAGTGAATTAATTGTCAGGTTTTGTTGAGTCGTTGTGAACCGAGGCATAGTGTTGCGTGATAGGACACGATGATCTGGCTAGAGGGGGGATTGATGTGGGTGCCCTGGATGGTATTCGAGTACTTGATTTAACTCGTTACGTCGCGGGCCCCTTCGCCACACTAGCCCTATCCGATGCCGGGGCGGACGTGGTGAAAATTGAACCGCCCGAGGGCGACACGATCCGACACTTTCCCTCGACACTTAAAGGCGGCAGCCGCCTTTTTTTGGGGTTGAATCGAGGCAAACGCAGTCTTGTTGTCAATTTGAAAAAAGCGCGTGGTCAGGAAATTGTCCGGCGCATGGCCCAGAATGCAGATATTTTTATTGAAGGAAACCGCCCAGGAGTTATCGGAAAGCTCGGGCTCGACTATGAAACACTTTCGAAAGAAAATTCTCGCCTCATCTATGCTTCAGTTTCTGCTTACGGCCAAAAAGGCCCTCTTAGTAAGCGCCGCGGACTCGACCCTATTCTCCAAACTCATGCGGGAATTCCCTCGCAGCAGACTGAAAAAGGAGAGCCGCGCCTTGTCCAAGGGCATTTTGTTGATTATTTCACCGGCTCCTTGACTCTAGGGGCTGTGATGTTGGCTCTTTTCGAGCGGGAGCGCTCAGGACGGGGGCAGTACATCGACACTTCCTTGCTTGGAAGTGCCGCTGCCATGCAACTTGGGCGGCTCGTCTGGGCCTCGGAGAGTGAGCCGATTGATCAGGTGCGTGACGCACTGAATGACCGTATCGCGCGTATTTATGATACGGCTGAT
The window above is part of the Nitrospinaceae bacterium genome. Proteins encoded here:
- a CDS encoding CoA transferase, whose product is MIGHDDLARGGIDVGALDGIRVLDLTRYVAGPFATLALSDAGADVVKIEPPEGDTIRHFPSTLKGGSRLFLGLNRGKRSLVVNLKKARGQEIVRRMAQNADIFIEGNRPGVIGKLGLDYETLSKENSRLIYASVSAYGQKGPLSKRRGLDPILQTHAGIPSQQTEKGEPRLVQGHFVDYFTGSLTLGAVMLALFERERSGRGQYIDTSLLGSAAAMQLGRLVWASESEPIDQVRDALNDRIARIYDTADGQFYLYLDAEGFWERGLGVLGLEELNEDPEYSTHLGRHADRDAIIEKVQAVLMAKSAEEWVELFEAAGVPSAKVRPPSSLLEDEQMRAMGFLTQSVHPELGLLQMMGAPYVLPAASTREGAPPLLGEHTDMVLAGEGYKASEIDALHQDGVVF